Genomic DNA from Vreelandella subglaciescola:
GCCGCCACCGTGGCCCACGCCGAAGAGGTCCTCGGCTACCTGCCGGCCAACGAAGCGGCGCTGATTACCGGCGCTACCGAAGCCGATGAACGCGCCGAGCGAATCGGCGCGTTCAAGGCGCGTGAGATAAAATACCTGGTCAACGTCGCGGTGCTGACCACCGGCTTTGATGCGCCCCATGTGGACGTGATCGCGATTCTGCGTCCGACAGAATCCGCCAGCCTGTACCAGCAGATTATCGGCCGCGGGCTGCGCTTGTCGCCGGGCAAAGACGACTGTTTGATTCTCGACTACGCCGGCAACCCCTGGGACGTCTACGCGCCCGAAGTCGGCGAGCCGCGCCCGGCAAGCGATAGCGAGCCGGTGCAGGTCATCTGCCCCGAGTGCGAGCACGCCAACCTGTTTTGGGGCAAGTACGACGGCGAGCTGCTCATCGAGCACTACGGCCGGCGCTGCCACGGGCTGGTGGAAGACGCCGGTAAACAGCGACAGTGCAGCTTTCGTTTTCGCTTCAAGGTGTGCGACGGCTGCGGCGCAGAAAACGACATTGCCGCGCGCCACTGCAACGGCTGCAACACGCTGCTGGTCGACGCCGATGACAAGCTCAAGGACGCGCTCAAGCTCAAGGATGCCCGGGTGCTGCGCGTCAGCGGCATGCAGCTTGAGGCAACTCCCAACGGTCGTGGATTGCCGCGGCTGAAAGTGACCTACCACGATGAAGACGGCGCCACGCTCGCCGAATGGTTCGCGCTTGAAACTGCCGCCCAGCGGCGCGCCTTTGACGCCGTGTTTTTGCGCCGCCACCTGCGCGCGCCGGGCATCCCGTGGCAGCCGGCAACGCCCGCTGAGGTAGTCGCCGGGCGCGAGCGCCTGCGCTCCCCCGATTTTGTCGTGGGGCGTCAAATCGGGCGGCACTTCAAGGTCCATGAAAAGCTGTTTGATTACGCCGGGCGCTATCGCCGGGCCGCCGATGCCGGATAGCCGCCCGGAGGCGATTTGCTGGTAATATGCCGTTAAATATGGCTCTTCGTCGTTAGGTGTGGAATTCGCCCCCTAAATTAGGCCAAAATATGGCCTCCACAACGACAGGAAATATGACATGGATGGCACTAAGATTCTGACCCTCGGCCTGGGCCTTGAAGCGCCCTGGATTCTCAAGGAGCAGCACCTGGATACCGCCGTGTCACCTCACCGCTTGAACCTCACCGTCGAGGCAGAACGTGGCAGCCTTTACCCTTGCCCCGAGTGTGGTGACGCTTGCCCGGCGCATGATTTTGCCGACAAGACCTGGCGGCACCTGAACTTCTTTCAACATCACTGCTATCTGCATGCGCGAGTGCCGCGCACCAAGTGCCCCACGCACGGCATTAAGCGGATCGAGGTCCCCTGGGCCCGCCCCGGTAGCGATTTCACCCTGTTGTTTGAGCAGGCCGCCATGGCTCTGGTCAGGGAGATGCCGGTGCTCGCCGCCGCTCGCCTGA
This window encodes:
- a CDS encoding DEAD/DEAH box helicase; translated protein: MTAARTPPVPHGNTAANAAILRPYQREAVSRVVTHFRTTSEPAVVVLPTGSGKSLVIAELARLARGRVLVLAHVRELVEQNHAKYQAYGLTADIFSAGLKRKEAGRQVVFGSVQSVVRSPERFRDANFTLLVIDECHRVSPDENASYRQVIDHLRVQNPALKILGLTATPYRLGQGFIYHRHYHGMVRGDDACFFCDCVFEQPLRLMVKQGYLAAPERRDMAVERYDFAALAPTDSGYFSDDALNRVVAANRATPGIVADIIEQAQTRQGVMVFAATVAHAEEVLGYLPANEAALITGATEADERAERIGAFKAREIKYLVNVAVLTTGFDAPHVDVIAILRPTESASLYQQIIGRGLRLSPGKDDCLILDYAGNPWDVYAPEVGEPRPASDSEPVQVICPECEHANLFWGKYDGELLIEHYGRRCHGLVEDAGKQRQCSFRFRFKVCDGCGAENDIAARHCNGCNTLLVDADDKLKDALKLKDARVLRVSGMQLEATPNGRGLPRLKVTYHDEDGATLAEWFALETAAQRRAFDAVFLRRHLRAPGIPWQPATPAEVVAGRERLRSPDFVVGRQIGRHFKVHEKLFDYAGRYRRAADAG